In Hahella sp. KA22, one genomic interval encodes:
- a CDS encoding SIMPL domain-containing protein (The SIMPL domain is named for its presence in mouse protein SIMPL (signalling molecule that associates with mouse pelle-like kinase). Bacterial member BP26, from Brucella, was shown to assemble into a channel-like structure, while YggE from E. coli has been associated with resistance to oxidative stress.), giving the protein MSISRFLVLSVLAMPAFAAEQTNYDRVQLSTEAKGELENDIMRVVLHSQSQQKTAQQAADDVNKAMRWALDEVKSAKSVKYQTQDYRTDPRYKEQKIVAWNAEQSLKLESKDIEALSGLIGELQERLKVQNVEFDASDALKASKENELIGEALKSFGERAKLITSQLGAQSYKIVNMNISSSGPVYYARQEMRSFGAAKMAEMATPAVAAGTQTVTMTVNGEIELVR; this is encoded by the coding sequence ATGTCGATAAGCAGATTTCTTGTACTCAGCGTTCTGGCCATGCCTGCGTTCGCTGCTGAGCAAACCAATTACGACCGCGTTCAACTCTCCACTGAAGCCAAAGGCGAACTGGAGAACGACATCATGCGCGTCGTACTACACTCCCAATCACAGCAGAAAACCGCACAACAGGCGGCGGATGATGTAAACAAAGCCATGCGTTGGGCGCTGGATGAAGTAAAATCCGCCAAAAGCGTGAAGTACCAGACCCAGGATTACCGCACTGATCCCCGCTACAAAGAGCAAAAAATCGTAGCCTGGAATGCGGAGCAGTCCCTGAAGCTGGAAAGTAAAGATATCGAAGCGCTGTCCGGCCTTATTGGCGAACTGCAGGAGCGTCTGAAAGTACAAAATGTGGAATTCGACGCCTCTGACGCTCTGAAAGCGTCCAAAGAAAACGAACTAATCGGCGAAGCGCTGAAATCATTTGGCGAGCGCGCCAAGTTGATTACCTCCCAACTGGGAGCGCAGAGCTACAAAATCGTAAACATGAATATTTCAAGCAGCGGTCCCGTCTATTATGCGCGCCAGGAAATGCGCAGCTTCGGCGCAGCCAAAATGGCCGAGATGGCGACGCCTGCCGTAGCAGCCGGCACGCAAACGGTCACCATGACCGTCAATGGCGAAATCGAACTGGTGCGATAA
- a CDS encoding AraC family transcriptional regulator, producing MDQPTVAGSTVKALCFWLAERGMDINALAREAELDLSMLEDQDYRVPLPAYNLLWSRAEETLKDPAVGLHVGEWVDSRRMGVIGHIIFNNRTLEQGLKQYVRLSALVNEGVRTEFHLQGDDAVIEYHCERPEYYHRAGMDRMLALSVTRARRFVSEKIYLTKVGFAHPAPEYVAEYERIFQCPVSFGQPCCSLAFNKDFLSFELPQRNPYLHQALTRQVEALLQKLSLRRTVSHKVKAIVAKRLSRGDIEAEKVAEKMNMSRHTLYRKLKQEDVSFQELVEQVRKDKALDYLQKGKYSLSEIAFLLGFSELSAFSRAFKRWTGESPANYRSQQ from the coding sequence ATGGATCAGCCCACTGTCGCCGGTTCCACCGTTAAAGCGCTTTGCTTTTGGCTTGCTGAGCGAGGGATGGATATCAATGCTTTGGCGCGTGAGGCTGAGCTGGATCTCTCCATGCTGGAAGATCAGGACTATCGAGTCCCATTACCGGCTTATAATTTGTTGTGGTCTCGCGCCGAAGAAACCCTGAAGGACCCTGCTGTTGGCCTGCATGTAGGAGAGTGGGTTGATTCACGCCGCATGGGGGTGATTGGACACATCATCTTCAACAACCGCACCCTGGAGCAGGGTTTAAAGCAATACGTGCGCCTGTCTGCGCTAGTGAACGAGGGGGTGCGTACGGAATTTCACCTGCAGGGGGACGATGCGGTCATTGAGTATCATTGCGAACGGCCCGAGTATTATCATCGCGCGGGTATGGATCGGATGCTGGCGTTGTCGGTGACCAGGGCGCGGCGCTTTGTCAGCGAGAAGATCTACCTGACCAAAGTGGGCTTTGCTCACCCTGCGCCTGAGTATGTCGCCGAATACGAGCGCATCTTTCAATGCCCGGTGAGCTTCGGCCAGCCCTGTTGCTCTCTCGCCTTCAATAAAGACTTTCTCTCCTTTGAACTTCCCCAGCGTAATCCTTATTTGCATCAGGCGTTAACTCGCCAAGTGGAGGCGCTGCTGCAGAAGCTGTCTCTGCGCCGTACGGTGTCGCACAAAGTGAAGGCGATTGTGGCCAAGCGCCTGTCCCGAGGCGATATCGAAGCGGAAAAAGTGGCGGAGAAAATGAATATGTCGCGTCACACCCTGTACCGCAAACTGAAACAGGAAGACGTGTCATTCCAGGAACTGGTGGAGCAGGTGCGTAAGGATAAAGCCTTGGATTATCTGCAGAAAGGTAAGTATTCCCTTAGCGAAATCGCCTTCCTGCTGGGGTTCTCCGAGCTGAGCGCATTCAGCCGCGCGTTTAAGCGCTGGACCGGGGAAAGCCCCGCCAACTATCGCAGTCAGCAATAG
- a CDS encoding alpha/beta hydrolase codes for MDDSSLFAESKAIDRLLHAFIGYGTGGNSPAAFIQAYTDWVSHALMAPGKQAELAKNISRNLLRYGVYCSRAIANQNPEPVIEPLPQDIRFRNEEWGHFPFNLAYQWFLLYEQWWHYATTDIPGVSPRNENIVSFCARQILDLMSPSNIPWLNPEVIKKTLETGGKNFLDGLENWREDAQRLLNGDPPVGSENYRVGENLAVTPGKVIYRNRLIELIQYAPTTESAYKEPVLIVPAWIMKYYILDLSPHNSLARYLVEQGHTVFMISWLNPDGKDRNLGMQDYLRLGVMEALDAISAIVPDAPPIHGVGYCLGGTLLSIAAAAMARDEDKRLATISLFAAQTDFKEAGELMLFINESQLTFLEDLMWEQGYLDATQMSGAFMMLRSKDLLWSRIVREYMLGERSKMNDLMAWNADTTRMPYRMHSQYLRSLFLNNDLAEGRFEVDDSPIFLRDIRIPIFVVGATKDHVAPWKSVYKIRRLTSSAEITFLLTSGGHNAGIISEPGHPRRSYQINTRYGKDRNYSPDDWLNIATRHDGSWWPAWSQWLRDHSSSEQTSPPPLGAPDSDYPQLCDAPGTYVYQR; via the coding sequence GTGGACGACAGCTCTTTATTTGCGGAATCAAAGGCGATTGACCGCCTCCTGCATGCGTTTATCGGGTACGGCACTGGCGGCAATTCTCCCGCCGCTTTCATCCAGGCCTACACAGACTGGGTCAGCCATGCCTTGATGGCGCCCGGAAAACAGGCTGAACTGGCCAAAAACATCTCCCGCAACCTGCTGCGTTATGGCGTCTACTGCTCCCGCGCCATCGCCAACCAGAACCCGGAGCCGGTCATTGAACCCCTTCCCCAGGATATTCGCTTTCGCAACGAGGAATGGGGCCACTTTCCCTTTAATCTGGCCTACCAATGGTTCCTGCTTTATGAGCAGTGGTGGCACTACGCAACTACGGATATTCCCGGCGTGTCGCCCCGCAACGAAAATATCGTCTCCTTTTGCGCCCGTCAGATATTAGATTTGATGTCTCCGTCTAATATTCCCTGGCTGAATCCGGAGGTCATCAAGAAAACCCTGGAAACCGGCGGCAAAAATTTCCTCGACGGCCTGGAGAACTGGCGCGAAGACGCTCAGCGCCTGCTCAATGGCGACCCGCCTGTCGGCTCGGAAAACTACAGGGTTGGCGAGAATCTCGCCGTGACCCCAGGCAAAGTGATTTATCGCAATCGCCTGATAGAACTGATCCAGTACGCGCCTACGACAGAAAGCGCGTACAAAGAACCGGTGCTTATCGTTCCCGCCTGGATCATGAAGTACTACATTCTCGACCTGTCGCCGCACAACTCCCTGGCGCGCTATCTGGTGGAACAGGGCCATACGGTGTTTATGATTTCCTGGCTGAACCCGGATGGCAAAGATCGCAATCTCGGTATGCAGGATTATCTGCGACTGGGAGTGATGGAAGCGCTGGACGCAATCTCCGCCATCGTTCCCGACGCGCCACCGATACACGGCGTCGGCTATTGTCTTGGCGGCACCCTGCTCAGCATCGCCGCCGCTGCGATGGCGAGAGATGAAGATAAACGACTCGCCACCATCAGCCTTTTCGCTGCGCAAACAGACTTCAAGGAAGCTGGAGAACTGATGTTGTTCATCAATGAAAGTCAGCTCACCTTCCTGGAAGACCTGATGTGGGAGCAGGGTTATCTGGACGCCACGCAAATGTCCGGCGCCTTCATGATGCTGCGCTCAAAGGACCTTCTGTGGTCGCGCATCGTGCGCGAATACATGCTGGGCGAACGCAGTAAGATGAACGATCTGATGGCCTGGAACGCGGACACCACTCGCATGCCCTACCGCATGCACTCGCAATATCTGCGCAGTCTGTTTCTGAATAACGACCTCGCCGAAGGCCGTTTTGAAGTGGATGACAGTCCGATATTCTTAAGGGACATCCGTATTCCCATCTTCGTCGTTGGCGCCACCAAAGATCATGTCGCGCCCTGGAAATCCGTTTATAAAATCCGCCGCCTTACCAGTTCCGCAGAGATTACTTTTTTATTGACCAGCGGCGGTCACAACGCGGGCATCATCAGCGAACCCGGTCATCCGAGGCGCAGTTATCAAATCAACACCCGTTACGGCAAGGACCGCAATTACAGCCCTGACGACTGGCTCAACATTGCGACTCGCCATGACGGCTCCTGGTGGCCGGCCTGGAGCCAGTGGCTGCGGGATCACAGCAGCTCTGAGCAAACCTCGCCTCCGCCGCTTGGTGCGCCAGATTCCGATTATCCGCAACTTTGTGACGCACCGGGCACTTATGTATATCAAAGATAA
- the znuB gene encoding zinc ABC transporter permease subunit ZnuB, with amino-acid sequence MLDILIPALLGGIGLAFITGPLGCFVVWRRMSYFGDTLSHSALMGVALGLMLEVNVSLAITAGCVLMGLTLALMQRQKHIATDTLLGILAHSSLSLGLVALSFMRDQQVDLMSYLFGDLLALNYQDVIWIFAGAVAAIIMLKLLWRSLLMMTLNEDLAAVEGYNVLRTQLQLMLMMSLVIALAMKVVGVLLVTSLLIIPAAAARPFSDTPEKMAALAIASGVFAVVAGLSLSWWWDTPAGPSVVVAAFVLFLGSMGAHRLRHA; translated from the coding sequence ATGCTTGATATTCTCATTCCCGCCCTGTTGGGGGGCATTGGCCTGGCTTTTATCACCGGGCCTTTGGGCTGCTTTGTGGTGTGGCGGCGCATGTCTTATTTCGGAGACACCCTGTCCCATTCCGCGTTGATGGGCGTCGCGTTAGGCTTGATGCTGGAGGTGAACGTCAGCCTCGCCATCACCGCCGGATGCGTATTAATGGGCCTGACGCTGGCCCTGATGCAGAGGCAAAAACACATCGCTACCGACACGCTGCTGGGCATCCTGGCGCACAGCTCCTTGTCTCTGGGCCTAGTGGCGCTGAGCTTTATGCGGGACCAGCAAGTGGACTTGATGAGCTATCTGTTCGGCGACCTGTTGGCGCTCAATTATCAGGATGTCATTTGGATTTTCGCCGGTGCGGTGGCGGCCATCATCATGCTCAAACTCCTGTGGCGCTCCCTGTTGATGATGACCCTGAATGAAGATCTCGCAGCGGTAGAAGGCTACAACGTATTACGCACTCAATTGCAATTGATGCTGATGATGTCGCTAGTCATCGCTCTCGCCATGAAAGTCGTCGGCGTACTGCTGGTGACCTCCTTGCTGATTATCCCCGCCGCCGCGGCCCGCCCCTTCAGCGATACACCGGAAAAAATGGCGGCGCTCGCCATCGCCAGCGGCGTCTTCGCGGTGGTGGCGGGACTGAGCCTGTCCTGGTGGTGGGACACTCCCGCCGGGCCATCGGTCGTCGTCGCGGCGTTCGTCCTGTTTTTAGGCAGCATGGGCGCACACCGTCTACGCCACGCTTGA
- the znuC gene encoding zinc ABC transporter ATP-binding protein ZnuC: protein MNSPPLIRLQDVTVEIQGRTLIENITFDINPGEIITVIGPNGAGKSTLAKALLGIQPLSRGEVLRRPGLKIGYMPQRFHIDASLPLTVKRFLQLAHNPQRWREALQRVEMEHVAKQPMHTLSGGELQRVLLARALQRAPDLLVLDEPAQGVDVTGQAELYRLIRSLRDDLHCGALLVSHDLHLVMASTDQVLCLNRHICCAGHPEKVSNEPAFINLFGTQAARSLAVYHHHHDHHHHADGTVAAGSECSHGGQHA from the coding sequence ATGAACTCGCCGCCATTGATACGCCTGCAAGACGTCACTGTCGAAATTCAAGGCCGCACACTGATCGAAAACATCACTTTTGATATCAACCCCGGCGAAATAATCACGGTCATTGGTCCCAACGGCGCTGGCAAATCCACGCTGGCCAAAGCGCTCTTGGGCATACAGCCGTTGAGCCGTGGTGAAGTGCTGCGCCGTCCCGGCCTGAAAATCGGCTACATGCCGCAACGCTTTCACATTGACGCGTCTTTGCCTCTGACCGTTAAACGCTTTCTGCAATTGGCGCACAACCCGCAACGTTGGCGTGAAGCCCTGCAAAGAGTGGAAATGGAGCACGTCGCCAAACAGCCCATGCACACCTTATCCGGCGGCGAGCTGCAACGGGTGCTACTGGCGCGCGCGTTGCAACGGGCGCCGGACTTGTTGGTGCTGGATGAACCCGCGCAAGGAGTGGACGTTACCGGCCAGGCGGAGCTGTACCGCCTTATCCGTTCGCTGCGGGATGATCTGCACTGCGGCGCCTTGCTGGTCTCTCACGATCTTCATTTGGTGATGGCTTCTACGGATCAAGTGTTGTGCCTGAACCGGCATATCTGCTGCGCCGGACACCCAGAAAAAGTGTCCAACGAGCCCGCTTTCATCAATCTGTTCGGGACCCAGGCGGCGCGCTCGCTGGCGGTCTACCACCACCATCACGATCATCATCACCATGCCGACGGCACCGTCGCCGCAGGCAGCGAATGCTCTCACGGCGGCCAACATGCTTGA
- a CDS encoding Fur family transcriptional regulator → MNSQSDNAVFQQHNHASCIHDALITAKKLCKERGLRLTDTRLRVLELIWQSHKPIGAYDILAQFGQEGRNSAPPTVYRALEFLQENGLVHRIASLNAFMGCVCPQEGHQGGFLICKQCKRAQEITEDALRKQLLSLAQEQDFEVESMTLEISGLCTACRTAQ, encoded by the coding sequence ATGAACAGCCAATCCGACAACGCCGTGTTTCAGCAACATAATCACGCCTCCTGCATTCATGACGCGCTGATTACCGCCAAGAAACTCTGTAAAGAACGCGGTCTGAGACTGACTGACACCCGCTTGCGGGTGTTGGAGCTGATCTGGCAATCTCACAAGCCCATTGGCGCCTACGACATCCTGGCTCAGTTTGGACAGGAAGGTCGTAATTCCGCGCCGCCGACCGTATACCGGGCGCTGGAGTTTCTGCAGGAAAACGGTCTTGTGCATCGCATTGCGTCACTGAACGCCTTCATGGGTTGCGTTTGCCCTCAGGAAGGCCACCAAGGCGGCTTTTTGATTTGCAAACAGTGCAAACGCGCACAGGAAATTACTGAAGACGCGCTGCGCAAGCAGTTGTTGAGCCTGGCGCAGGAGCAGGATTTCGAAGTGGAAAGCATGACGCTGGAAATCAGCGGCCTGTGCACTGCCTGCAGGACAGCCCAATGA
- the malE gene encoding maltose/maltodextrin ABC transporter substrate-binding protein MalE, which translates to MSALKNLFTLALCLVSAFACAFEKDSLIVWIGADKGSKGVAEAGAAFTAATGMKVKVETPDDLTVQFDRLAPTAQGPDIVIWAHERFGPWINDGFLEPVTPTQKMRDSVAPFTWRALTVGDDIYGFPIAIEAVSLIYNKALVKAPPRTLQDVIALDRDLRKQGKKAIEWDYKNTYFSWPFIAGAGGYSFGKSDGVYNLADVGFDSRGSVDAVQAIKQLLDQGVLEKTADYGSMMNGFKKGEVAMIINGPWSWREIRDAGVNFGVDYIPGLTAEHPGRPFVGVLAAGINSAGRNKEAAQRFLEDYLLTYEGLKKVNTDKPLGAVANVQLMKELSADPLIRHTFISAEKGELMPDVPEMKRFWGLFTYKLPAMLKGEAAISATLNDMADRLRKLDELKGWGRRHYLSDKES; encoded by the coding sequence ATGTCAGCGCTAAAGAACCTTTTCACACTGGCGTTATGCTTAGTCAGCGCTTTCGCCTGCGCGTTTGAAAAAGACTCTCTCATCGTCTGGATAGGAGCCGACAAAGGCTCAAAAGGCGTCGCCGAAGCGGGCGCCGCATTCACTGCCGCCACTGGCATGAAAGTGAAGGTAGAGACGCCGGACGATCTCACCGTTCAATTCGACCGCCTCGCGCCTACGGCGCAGGGCCCGGATATTGTCATATGGGCCCATGAACGTTTTGGTCCCTGGATCAATGACGGCTTTCTGGAGCCGGTTACTCCCACTCAAAAGATGCGTGACAGCGTAGCGCCTTTCACTTGGCGGGCGCTGACGGTTGGCGATGATATATATGGCTTTCCCATCGCCATTGAAGCGGTGAGCCTGATCTATAACAAGGCGCTGGTGAAGGCGCCTCCGCGTACGCTACAGGATGTCATTGCGCTGGATCGCGATCTGCGGAAACAAGGCAAGAAAGCCATTGAATGGGACTATAAGAATACTTACTTCAGCTGGCCTTTTATCGCTGGCGCCGGCGGCTACAGTTTTGGCAAGTCAGACGGCGTTTATAATCTGGCGGACGTCGGCTTCGACAGCCGTGGTTCTGTCGATGCAGTGCAAGCCATCAAGCAGCTGCTGGATCAGGGCGTACTGGAGAAGACCGCTGACTACGGCTCTATGATGAATGGCTTTAAGAAAGGCGAAGTGGCGATGATCATCAATGGTCCCTGGTCTTGGCGTGAGATCCGCGACGCGGGCGTCAATTTTGGCGTGGACTATATTCCCGGGCTGACGGCGGAGCATCCAGGGCGTCCTTTTGTCGGCGTGCTGGCGGCGGGAATCAATTCCGCGGGAAGAAACAAAGAGGCCGCCCAGCGTTTCCTGGAAGACTATCTGCTGACGTATGAGGGACTAAAGAAAGTAAATACAGACAAGCCCTTGGGAGCGGTAGCCAATGTTCAGTTAATGAAAGAGCTTTCCGCTGATCCTTTGATCCGCCACACCTTCATATCCGCAGAAAAAGGAGAGCTGATGCCGGATGTGCCGGAAATGAAGCGTTTTTGGGGATTATTTACCTATAAGTTGCCAGCGATGCTGAAAGGAGAGGCGGCGATCAGCGCAACGCTGAACGATATGGCGGATCGACTGCGGAAACTGGATGAACTAAAAGGCTGGGGTCGGCGGCACTATCTTTCAGATAAGGAAAGCTAA
- a CDS encoding chemotaxis protein CheW — protein sequence MVEQTSGQISCLLIPVQGKNLLLPNASIAEIVDYQAPEPVEDGADWLLGYIRWRGLRLPLMSYDKANKSASGAQSAHTRIAVTNTIGDKHKQLPFMAFVTQGLPRLMKVRSEEVSAHEKADLGPMDKMMVKVSGEEAIIPSLEQMELLALQAVSAR from the coding sequence ATGGTGGAGCAAACCTCCGGACAGATCTCCTGTTTACTGATTCCCGTACAGGGAAAGAACTTGCTATTACCCAACGCCAGCATCGCTGAAATCGTTGACTATCAGGCGCCAGAGCCCGTTGAAGACGGCGCGGACTGGCTCCTGGGCTATATCCGCTGGCGCGGTCTGCGTCTGCCGCTGATGTCTTATGACAAGGCCAATAAATCCGCCTCAGGCGCACAATCCGCCCATACTCGGATCGCCGTCACCAATACCATTGGCGACAAGCATAAACAACTGCCGTTTATGGCGTTCGTCACTCAGGGCCTGCCTCGTTTGATGAAAGTGCGGAGCGAAGAAGTCAGCGCCCATGAAAAAGCCGATCTGGGCCCTATGGACAAGATGATGGTGAAGGTCAGCGGCGAAGAGGCCATTATTCCCTCTCTGGAGCAAATGGAGCTGCTCGCACTGCAGGCGGTTTCCGCACGCTGA
- a CDS encoding chemotaxis protein CheB, giving the protein MSVQAAKVGIISDCPLQRHIMQSAVEGYGFSVIASCDPSRLSTALLERHAAAEVWIVILTDEDRWADAIDTLIDHSEAPVLFGLGEAPNKHSLDYAKWERRLFTKLVELLGEPPTLTQASASLTALEASPSGPSALPLPHHIRPGGVNDPVERVWILGASLGGPAAVKSFLDCLPSGLPVAFVYAQHIDQNAANVLVRVLGRHSAFDLKEVQHGARLHYGEVVIMPVDHEVVFSVEGTMEVRENAWPGPYGPSIDQVMLNVGGYYSGRCNAIIFSGMGNDGSLAGPLLRAYGSRIWSQTSDTCANSSMPDSVAATGCVEFRGTPHQLAEKLLKTVELEELAKRKRGLA; this is encoded by the coding sequence ATGTCAGTGCAGGCTGCAAAAGTTGGCATTATTTCGGACTGCCCTTTACAGCGGCATATCATGCAAAGCGCGGTGGAAGGATACGGTTTTTCGGTGATCGCCAGCTGTGATCCTTCCCGGCTGAGCACGGCGCTCCTGGAGCGCCACGCCGCCGCCGAGGTGTGGATCGTTATACTGACCGACGAAGACCGTTGGGCGGACGCCATTGATACGCTGATCGATCATAGCGAAGCCCCCGTCTTGTTCGGATTAGGGGAAGCGCCCAATAAGCACAGTCTCGATTACGCCAAGTGGGAGCGGCGCCTGTTCACCAAATTGGTGGAGTTGCTGGGCGAACCGCCCACGCTCACCCAGGCCAGCGCCTCTTTAACCGCACTGGAAGCCTCGCCAAGCGGCCCTTCCGCACTGCCGTTGCCTCATCATATCCGGCCCGGCGGCGTTAACGATCCTGTGGAAAGGGTATGGATTCTAGGCGCGTCTTTAGGCGGCCCGGCGGCGGTGAAGAGCTTTCTCGACTGCTTGCCCTCAGGCCTGCCCGTCGCCTTCGTTTATGCTCAGCATATCGACCAGAACGCCGCCAATGTGCTGGTGCGAGTGTTAGGTCGTCATTCGGCCTTCGATCTGAAAGAAGTGCAGCACGGCGCGCGCCTGCATTATGGCGAAGTGGTGATCATGCCTGTCGACCACGAAGTGGTGTTCAGCGTTGAGGGAACGATGGAAGTCAGAGAAAACGCCTGGCCGGGTCCTTATGGACCATCCATTGATCAGGTCATGTTGAATGTCGGCGGCTACTATAGCGGCCGTTGTAATGCGATTATTTTCAGCGGCATGGGAAACGACGGTTCTCTCGCCGGTCCTCTGTTGCGCGCCTATGGCAGCCGGATATGGTCACAGACTTCGGACACCTGCGCCAACAGCTCAATGCCGGACTCCGTCGCTGCGACGGGATGCGTGGAATTTCGCGGGACACCGCATCAGCTAGCGGAAAAATTACTGAAAACCGTAGAACTTGAGGAACTGGCGAAGCGCAAGCGCGGTCTGGCCTGA